Proteins from one Halovivax limisalsi genomic window:
- a CDS encoding Gfo/Idh/MocA family protein — translation MALDVGMLGYRFMGRAHANALARLPMFVPDAPAVDRAVVVGRDEAALAEAAPELGFDRWSTDWRDAVEAVDVFYNLGPNFLHAEPSIAALEADTAVLCEKPLAHTLEAAEAMADAAASASVPAWCAFNYRFVPAIRYAHRLLSNGELGEIREVRARYLQDWLVDPTEPWSWRLDEELAGTGVLGDLGSHLIDLVRFLVGDAGGAGPIERASGQLRTFVEERPVEGGDERRPVTVDDACTAQLAFEGGAMGTLEASRTSPGHKNDLSLSIHGTEGSLRFSLERLNELELKRADDRGYETILVTDEDDPYLEHWWPPGHVLGWEHTFVHENAAFLAAVETGEPADPSFADGRAVQRAIAAIVESDERGEWVTLERGD, via the coding sequence ATGGCCCTCGACGTCGGCATGCTCGGTTATCGATTCATGGGCCGAGCTCACGCGAACGCACTGGCGCGACTCCCGATGTTCGTCCCGGACGCCCCGGCGGTCGACCGCGCGGTCGTGGTCGGTCGCGACGAAGCGGCGCTCGCCGAAGCGGCTCCGGAACTGGGCTTCGATCGCTGGTCGACGGACTGGCGCGATGCGGTCGAGGCGGTCGACGTCTTCTACAACCTCGGCCCGAACTTCCTCCACGCCGAGCCGTCGATCGCCGCGCTCGAGGCCGACACCGCCGTCCTCTGCGAGAAACCGCTCGCTCACACCCTCGAGGCGGCCGAGGCGATGGCCGACGCCGCGGCGTCCGCGTCGGTCCCGGCGTGGTGTGCGTTCAACTACCGGTTCGTCCCGGCGATCCGGTACGCGCACCGCCTGCTCTCGAACGGCGAACTCGGCGAGATCAGGGAGGTTCGGGCCCGTTACCTCCAGGATTGGCTGGTCGATCCCACCGAGCCGTGGTCGTGGCGCCTGGACGAGGAGCTGGCCGGTACCGGGGTCCTCGGCGACCTCGGGTCGCACCTGATCGACCTCGTCCGGTTTCTCGTGGGCGACGCGGGCGGCGCGGGTCCGATCGAGCGCGCCAGCGGACAGTTGCGAACCTTCGTCGAGGAACGCCCGGTCGAGGGCGGCGACGAACGACGGCCGGTCACGGTCGACGACGCCTGCACCGCCCAGCTGGCCTTCGAGGGCGGCGCGATGGGAACCCTGGAAGCGTCCCGGACGTCACCCGGGCACAAGAACGACCTCTCGCTCTCGATTCACGGCACCGAGGGAAGCCTGCGGTTCTCCCTCGAACGGCTGAACGAACTCGAACTGAAGCGCGCTGACGACCGGGGGTACGAGACGATCCTCGTCACGGACGAGGACGACCCGTACCTCGAGCACTGGTGGCCGCCCGGCCACGTGCTGGGCTGGGAGCACACGTTCGTCCACGAGAACGCCGCGTTCCTCGCGGCCGTCGAGACCGGCGAACCCGCCGATCCGAGTTTCGCGGACGGCCGCGCGGTCCAGCGCGCGATCGCGGCGATCGTCGAGAGCGACGAGCGAGGCGAGTGGGTGACGTTGGAGCGAGGCGATTAG
- a CDS encoding DNA topoisomerase IV subunit A, translating to MSTDSTLNEEEAREQLLDLAADFYDQFAAGDVPKMQIPTRTKSNIEYDEEKDVWVYGDRSSTRSAKSVSGAQKLLKATYTIDFLAEQLDQDRSSTLRELYYLSESWDLDEAQFNTQDESNNLIEDLEIVSEVKREDFHMRPEESGAKVMGPLLLREQTRRGDREIHCQKDVGQGGYQIPNNPDTIEFLDNEAEFVLAVETGGMRDRLVENGFDDEYDCIVVHLGGQPARATRRLTKRMHDELGLPVTVFTDGDPWSYRIFGSVAYGSIKSAHLSEYLATPEAQFIGIQPADIVEYDLPTDPLSDSDVNALESELEDPRFQTDYWEEQIELQLEIEKKSEQQSLAARGLDFVTDTYLPTRLEEMGVF from the coding sequence ATGAGCACGGATTCTACGTTGAACGAGGAGGAAGCGCGCGAACAGCTACTGGATCTGGCTGCGGACTTCTACGACCAGTTCGCGGCGGGCGACGTTCCAAAGATGCAGATCCCGACCCGGACCAAGTCGAACATCGAGTACGACGAGGAGAAGGACGTCTGGGTCTACGGCGACCGCAGCAGCACGCGAAGTGCGAAGTCGGTTTCGGGCGCCCAGAAACTACTCAAGGCGACCTACACCATCGATTTCCTCGCCGAACAGCTCGATCAAGATCGCTCGTCCACCCTGCGTGAGCTGTACTACCTCTCCGAGTCCTGGGATCTCGACGAGGCGCAGTTCAACACGCAGGACGAGTCGAACAACCTCATCGAGGACTTAGAGATCGTCAGCGAGGTCAAGCGCGAGGACTTCCACATGCGCCCGGAGGAGTCCGGTGCGAAGGTAATGGGGCCGCTCCTCCTCAGGGAGCAGACCCGACGCGGCGACCGCGAGATCCACTGCCAGAAGGACGTCGGCCAGGGCGGGTACCAGATCCCGAACAATCCGGATACGATCGAGTTCCTCGACAACGAGGCGGAGTTCGTCCTCGCCGTCGAGACCGGCGGCATGCGGGATCGGCTCGTCGAGAACGGGTTCGACGACGAGTACGACTGTATCGTCGTCCACCTGGGCGGACAGCCGGCTCGGGCGACGCGCCGGTTGACCAAGCGCATGCACGACGAACTCGGCCTTCCGGTCACCGTCTTCACTGACGGTGACCCGTGGTCCTACCGGATCTTCGGCTCCGTCGCCTACGGATCGATCAAGTCCGCCCACCTCTCCGAGTACCTCGCGACGCCCGAAGCGCAGTTCATCGGCATCCAGCCGGCCGACATCGTCGAGTACGACCTGCCGACGGATCCGCTCAGCGACTCGGACGTCAACGCACTCGAGAGCGAACTCGAGGATCCGCGGTTCCAGACCGACTACTGGGAGGAGCAGATCGAACTCCAACTCGAGATCGAGAAGAAGTCCGAACAGCAGTCGCTGGCCGCGCGCGGGCTCGACTTCGTCACCGACACCTACCTGCCGACTCGCCTCGAGGAGATGGGCGTCTTCTAG
- a CDS encoding DNA topoisomerase VI subunit B, whose translation MTSFQSSLGDESAIAEELAESQQAISIAEFFEKNKHMLGFDSGARGLVTAVKEAVDNALDAAEEAGILPDIYVEIQDEGQYYRLIVEDNGPGITKESLPKVFGKLLYGSRFHVREQNRGQQGIGISAAVLYSQLTSGKPAKITSRTQGSPDAQYYELIVDTDENEPEISVDRETTWDRPHGTRIELEMEANMRARSQLHDYIKHTAVVNPHARIELVEPNDHFKFERATDQLPEETEEIRPHPHGVELGTVIKMLDGTDSHSISGFLQNEFTRVGKKTAESVIDNFRDRHYGREMSWSAPVSGEDVDVAGAVTDATANKGAQATADFATAVAAAIDDVDRVAHHDVERIVDDVADGVEDDHGTTFGVTVRENAVEAAWTELVPIADPDGDEEGAAEDGRIAADLYRLVDGATSSRKDDAVLDAFASRLAGKFADEDDPRHRLNRTRLRSHVDRAADMTEERDDASFGDTARENVTDALWDRMRTVPDDPPLVRELTDDRDASSDLVEAMRETDIMAPPTRCLSPITDDLIEAGLKKEFDADFYAAATRDAGVSAGDPFIVEAGIAYGGELEAEGTADVLRFANRVPLVYQRGACATTDVVKSIGWRNYGLDQPGGSGLPNGPAVIMVHVASTNVPFTSESKDAVANVPEIEDEIELAIREAARELKRYLNKRRSMQQRREKRNKLGTILPEMAEKLATVTGREPLDIDDSIARIMNNVLVERSVEGGSVTITVENNSSSNADVELTDIVTAEPRKTNGAQVIEMDGEWFVKWSETVSSGDEATFEYDVDGEAEFDLDVSGIEEELLTVDA comes from the coding sequence ATGACGTCGTTCCAGTCGTCGCTCGGCGACGAATCCGCGATCGCCGAAGAGCTGGCCGAGAGCCAGCAGGCGATCTCGATCGCCGAGTTCTTCGAGAAGAACAAGCACATGCTCGGCTTCGACAGCGGGGCGCGGGGCCTCGTGACGGCCGTCAAGGAGGCCGTCGACAACGCCCTCGACGCCGCCGAGGAGGCGGGCATCCTCCCGGATATCTACGTCGAGATCCAGGACGAGGGCCAGTACTACCGGCTGATCGTCGAGGACAACGGCCCGGGAATCACGAAGGAGTCGCTGCCGAAAGTCTTCGGGAAACTCCTCTACGGTTCGCGCTTTCACGTTCGCGAGCAAAACCGCGGCCAGCAGGGGATCGGCATCTCCGCGGCCGTCCTCTACTCGCAGCTGACGAGCGGCAAACCGGCGAAGATCACCAGCCGGACGCAGGGCTCGCCCGACGCCCAGTACTACGAGCTCATCGTCGACACCGACGAGAACGAACCCGAGATCAGCGTCGATCGGGAGACGACCTGGGATCGCCCCCACGGGACGCGCATCGAACTGGAGATGGAGGCGAACATGCGCGCCCGGAGCCAGCTCCACGACTACATCAAGCACACCGCGGTCGTCAACCCCCACGCCCGCATCGAGCTGGTCGAACCGAACGACCACTTCAAGTTCGAGCGCGCGACGGACCAGCTCCCCGAGGAGACCGAGGAGATCCGACCGCACCCCCACGGGGTCGAACTCGGCACCGTCATCAAGATGCTCGACGGGACGGACTCGCACTCGATCTCGGGATTCCTCCAGAACGAGTTCACCCGCGTCGGGAAGAAGACCGCCGAGTCGGTCATCGACAACTTCCGGGATCGCCACTACGGCCGGGAGATGAGCTGGTCGGCGCCCGTCTCCGGCGAGGACGTCGACGTCGCTGGAGCCGTCACCGACGCGACGGCGAACAAGGGCGCCCAGGCCACAGCGGACTTCGCCACGGCCGTCGCCGCGGCGATCGACGACGTCGATCGCGTCGCCCACCACGACGTCGAGCGGATCGTCGACGACGTCGCCGACGGCGTCGAGGACGACCACGGGACGACGTTCGGCGTCACGGTTCGAGAGAACGCCGTCGAAGCTGCCTGGACGGAACTGGTGCCGATCGCCGACCCTGACGGGGACGAGGAGGGCGCCGCCGAGGACGGACGGATCGCCGCCGATCTCTATCGGCTGGTCGACGGGGCGACGAGTTCACGGAAGGACGACGCCGTCCTCGACGCGTTCGCCTCGCGGCTCGCGGGCAAGTTCGCCGACGAGGACGACCCACGCCACCGGCTGAACCGGACGCGGCTCCGGTCCCACGTCGATCGCGCCGCCGACATGACCGAGGAGCGCGACGACGCGAGTTTCGGCGACACCGCCCGCGAGAACGTCACCGACGCACTCTGGGACCGGATGCGGACGGTCCCCGACGACCCCCCGCTGGTTCGCGAACTCACCGACGACCGGGACGCCTCGAGCGACCTCGTGGAGGCGATGCGCGAGACCGACATCATGGCGCCGCCGACGCGGTGTCTCTCACCGATCACGGACGACCTCATCGAGGCGGGGCTCAAGAAGGAGTTCGACGCGGACTTCTACGCCGCGGCCACGCGCGACGCGGGCGTCTCCGCCGGCGATCCGTTCATCGTCGAGGCCGGGATCGCCTACGGCGGCGAACTCGAGGCCGAGGGTACTGCCGACGTCCTCCGCTTTGCGAACCGCGTTCCGCTGGTCTACCAGCGCGGCGCGTGTGCGACGACCGACGTCGTCAAGTCCATCGGCTGGCGCAACTACGGCCTCGACCAGCCGGGCGGCTCCGGCCTGCCGAACGGGCCGGCGGTGATCATGGTCCACGTGGCCTCGACGAACGTGCCCTTCACGAGCGAGTCGAAGGACGCGGTCGCGAACGTACCCGAGATCGAAGACGAGATCGAACTGGCGATCCGCGAGGCCGCGCGCGAGCTCAAACGCTACCTGAACAAACGCCGCTCGATGCAACAGCGCCGCGAGAAGCGCAACAAACTCGGGACCATCCTTCCGGAGATGGCCGAAAAGCTCGCGACCGTCACCGGGCGAGAACCGCTCGATATCGACGATTCCATCGCGCGAATCATGAACAACGTGCTCGTCGAACGCTCCGTCGAGGGCGGGTCGGTCACGATCACGGTCGAAAACAACTCGTCGTCGAACGCCGACGTCGAACTGACCGATATCGTCACCGCCGAACCCCGGAAGACCAACGGCGCGCAGGTGATCGAGATGGACGGGGAGTGGTTCGTCAAGTGGTCCGAGACCGTGAGTTCGGGAGACGAAGCGACGTTCGAGTACGACGTCGACGGCGAGGCCGAGTTCGATCTCGACGTGTCGGGCATCGAGGAGGAACTGCTGACGGTGGACGCATAA
- a CDS encoding sugar phosphate isomerase/epimerase family protein translates to MKLGVHTPPLYDRSFEEALSFLSDRGVDAVEPGVGGYPGDTHLDRETYLDAPEAQADLRRLLDDHEMEISALASHDNPLHPDDERADRARTALSEAIRLADQLDVSAVTCFSGLPAGGPNDEVPNWVTAPWPEEHADALDYQWNLATDVWADLAAHAADHGVDVAIEMHPNMLVHEPHGLLRLREATNDRVGANLDPSHFYWQGISITDAIRLLGERDAIHHVHAKDTRIYDAEARTRGVLDGRPYADPADRSWAFRTVGYGHGARHWKDVVSTLRMVGYDGAVSIEHEDALASPTEGLEAAIEFLRPIVFEETPGDAYWA, encoded by the coding sequence ATGAAGCTCGGCGTCCACACCCCGCCGTTGTACGACCGTTCGTTCGAAGAGGCCCTGTCATTTCTGTCGGATCGCGGCGTCGACGCCGTCGAACCGGGCGTCGGTGGGTATCCGGGCGATACGCACCTCGATCGCGAAACCTATCTCGACGCGCCCGAGGCCCAGGCGGATCTCCGACGACTCCTCGACGACCACGAGATGGAGATCAGCGCCCTCGCGTCGCACGACAATCCGCTCCATCCGGACGACGAGCGCGCCGATCGGGCGCGGACGGCCCTCTCCGAAGCGATCCGGCTCGCAGACCAGCTCGACGTCTCGGCCGTCACCTGCTTTTCGGGCTTGCCCGCCGGGGGGCCCAACGACGAGGTGCCAAACTGGGTGACCGCACCGTGGCCCGAGGAGCACGCGGACGCGCTGGACTACCAGTGGAACCTGGCGACGGACGTCTGGGCGGACCTCGCGGCGCACGCGGCCGACCACGGCGTCGACGTCGCGATCGAGATGCACCCCAACATGCTCGTCCACGAACCCCACGGCCTGCTGCGCCTCCGCGAGGCGACGAACGATCGCGTCGGGGCGAACCTCGACCCGTCGCACTTCTACTGGCAGGGCATCTCGATCACGGACGCGATCCGCCTGCTCGGCGAGCGCGACGCGATCCACCACGTGCACGCCAAGGACACGCGGATCTACGACGCCGAGGCGCGAACCCGCGGCGTCCTCGACGGCCGCCCCTACGCCGACCCGGCGGATCGCTCCTGGGCGTTTCGAACCGTCGGCTACGGACACGGCGCGCGCCACTGGAAGGACGTCGTCTCGACGCTCCGGATGGTCGGCTACGACGGCGCGGTCAGCATCGAGCACGAGGACGCGCTCGCGAGCCCGACCGAGGGCCTCGAAGCGGCCATCGAATTCCTCCGACCGATCGTGTTCGAGGAGACGCCGGGCGACGCCTACTGGGCGTAG
- a CDS encoding type IV pilin, with product MSSRLARVRAALVAIGVVLAVAVVFTVFIVALGGGVGFVWGTIFGGGGAGQAGPTIEFATTLEGDQLTIRHAGGNTVDPADVVLQVDGERRGTWADHGDSSTVAEGSSITLDGVASGDRLRITWGGGDEPFVLEETTV from the coding sequence ATGAGTTCTCGACTGGCCCGGGTTCGCGCAGCGCTCGTCGCCATCGGCGTGGTGCTCGCCGTCGCGGTCGTATTTACGGTATTTATCGTCGCCCTCGGGGGCGGCGTCGGATTCGTCTGGGGAACGATCTTCGGCGGCGGCGGGGCCGGGCAGGCGGGGCCGACGATCGAGTTCGCGACGACGCTCGAGGGTGACCAACTCACGATCCGGCACGCGGGCGGTAATACGGTCGACCCGGCGGACGTCGTCCTCCAGGTCGACGGAGAACGTCGCGGGACCTGGGCCGACCACGGCGACTCGTCGACCGTCGCCGAGGGGTCGTCGATCACGCTCGACGGCGTCGCGTCCGGCGACCGGCTTCGGATCACGTGGGGCGGCGGCGACGAGCCGTTCGTCCTCGAAGAGACGACGGTCTGA
- a CDS encoding DUF7116 family protein — protein sequence MGPVNKRLVDQARSIFDDLGYTVEGDGPTFRAERDWKVVHVSTTLDTIDTVGSADEYRCFVADPDRVTELERRLTRADPAYEWAIIATDGDEYEVERAPPVSA from the coding sequence ATGGGTCCTGTTAACAAGCGACTCGTCGATCAGGCACGATCGATTTTCGACGACCTCGGATACACCGTCGAGGGTGACGGACCGACGTTTCGGGCCGAACGCGACTGGAAGGTCGTCCACGTCAGTACGACACTCGACACCATCGATACCGTCGGATCCGCCGACGAGTACCGGTGCTTCGTCGCCGATCCGGATCGAGTAACCGAACTCGAGCGCCGCCTGACCCGAGCGGACCCCGCCTACGAGTGGGCCATCATCGCCACCGACGGCGACGAGTACGAGGTCGAACGCGCCCCGCCCGTCTCGGCCTGA
- a CDS encoding Gfo/Idh/MocA family protein → MVPDRSNVRVGIIGLGNIGQYHAERLLDHGVTLVGGVDIAESARDRFERRYGVEAMDQCDSLLDRVDAVVVTTPNEYHEPYAVAALEQDVHVLIEKPLADSLESAERIARAAADSSAICMVGFNNRFSNTIQYLKHRIASGDFGQLSHVEANYVRRRGVPGRGTWFTHRKSAGGGAVIDLGVHAIDLALYLLDFPSLTEISGVTRSEFGRREDYVYLEMWGRDAGPSTFDVEDSASAFVRTVDDQTVSLEIAWATNRPPTHEFVVHGTDAAARFDLLDADLTIHTATTGGTNAFEDTSVRTRDVDTHQEEQAAFLDSIAAGSDDASNVDEALTVQRVVDAIYRSSASGSAVAVDERDESDR, encoded by the coding sequence ATGGTGCCGGATCGATCGAACGTTCGCGTCGGAATCATCGGCCTGGGAAACATCGGCCAGTACCACGCCGAGCGATTGCTCGACCACGGCGTCACCCTCGTCGGCGGCGTCGACATCGCCGAATCCGCTCGCGACCGGTTCGAGCGACGGTACGGCGTCGAGGCGATGGATCAGTGCGACTCGTTACTCGATCGCGTCGACGCCGTCGTCGTGACGACGCCGAACGAGTATCACGAGCCCTACGCCGTCGCGGCGCTCGAGCAGGACGTCCACGTCCTCATCGAGAAGCCCCTCGCCGACTCCCTCGAGAGTGCCGAGCGGATCGCCCGCGCGGCGGCCGACTCGTCGGCGATCTGCATGGTCGGGTTCAACAACCGGTTTTCCAACACCATCCAGTACCTCAAACACCGGATCGCGAGTGGCGACTTCGGCCAACTCTCGCACGTCGAGGCCAACTACGTGCGCAGGCGCGGCGTCCCCGGTCGCGGCACCTGGTTCACCCACCGCAAGAGTGCCGGCGGTGGCGCCGTGATCGACCTCGGCGTCCACGCCATCGACCTGGCGCTGTACCTGCTCGACTTTCCGTCGCTCACCGAGATCAGCGGCGTCACCCGCTCGGAGTTCGGCCGCCGGGAGGATTACGTCTACCTCGAAATGTGGGGTCGCGACGCCGGTCCGAGCACGTTCGACGTCGAGGACTCCGCGAGCGCGTTCGTCCGGACCGTCGACGATCAAACCGTCTCGCTCGAGATCGCCTGGGCGACGAACCGTCCGCCCACCCACGAGTTCGTCGTCCACGGCACCGACGCCGCGGCCCGGTTCGACCTGCTCGACGCGGATCTCACCATCCACACGGCCACAACCGGTGGCACCAACGCGTTCGAAGACACGAGCGTCCGAACGCGGGACGTCGACACCCACCAGGAAGAACAGGCCGCGTTCCTCGATTCGATCGCCGCGGGGTCCGACGACGCCTCGAACGTCGACGAAGCGCTGACGGTCCAACGGGTCGTCGACGCCATCTATCGATCGAGCGCGTCGGGCAGCGCGGTCGCCGTCGACGAACGAGACGAGTCCGATCGGTGA
- a CDS encoding MBL fold metallo-hydrolase, producing MPVSHRSIVLDWLGYATIRLRGRTGVTVYVDPGRYGVLDGHRPEDGDLVLVSHDDHYDPDGIERVARDDAIVVVHEAIDADAIDRVSRQPSALPYDVERVASDAAFALGPLDLFTTPAYNRPDGPHARDDGTPYHPEGSGCGFGVTIDGVTVFWPGDTDALPALETIDADVLCPPIGGRFTMDRHEAAELARAIQPDLVVPVHYDTFDAIETDAVAFLTDVGTSGIPVALDD from the coding sequence ATGCCCGTCTCTCATCGATCGATCGTTCTCGACTGGCTCGGCTACGCCACCATCCGCCTCCGCGGCCGGACCGGCGTCACCGTCTACGTCGACCCGGGACGGTACGGCGTCCTCGACGGACACCGGCCCGAAGACGGTGATCTCGTCCTGGTCAGTCACGACGACCACTACGATCCGGACGGCATCGAACGCGTCGCCCGCGACGACGCCATCGTCGTCGTCCACGAGGCCATCGACGCGGATGCGATCGATCGGGTCTCTCGCCAACCGTCGGCCCTTCCCTACGACGTCGAGCGCGTCGCGAGCGACGCGGCGTTCGCACTCGGACCGCTCGACCTGTTTACGACGCCGGCGTACAACCGACCCGACGGGCCCCACGCGCGCGACGACGGGACGCCCTATCACCCGGAGGGGTCGGGCTGCGGGTTCGGCGTCACGATCGACGGCGTCACCGTCTTCTGGCCGGGCGACACGGACGCTCTCCCCGCGCTCGAGACGATCGACGCGGACGTCCTCTGTCCGCCGATCGGCGGGCGCTTCACGATGGATCGTCACGAGGCGGCGGAGCTGGCCCGGGCGATCCAGCCCGACCTCGTCGTGCCGGTTCACTACGACACGTTCGACGCGATCGAAACCGACGCGGTCGCATTCCTGACGGACGTCGGGACGTCCGGGATTCCGGTCGCGCTCGACGACTGA
- a CDS encoding mechanosensitive ion channel family protein has translation MRGFVPEDVYEATIGRVIGAVQGNEGSYPVRLVIALLVLVVGWYASKVVVRLAGRTIARRIERPSVTRSVLRTIRFSVLLFTAIVVAGILGVGDVEILLSVGVISAVVAVVLAPLIGSLINGLFILTDQPYEIGDMIEVADAGHVGFVEDITIRYTKVFTLENTFLVIPNSEIHDRDVINYSAEDERTRIDVEFVITYGSDLETAITAAKRAARSVETVISGGPAVRIGSARYDAAPRCDVREFADDGIRLVVRFWVSRPYKMTKDRSAVLRAIRTRYEDEPVEFAYPHRHLVFDDPGTGSDGLDPAPDEFADERPRE, from the coding sequence ATGCGAGGGTTCGTTCCCGAGGACGTGTACGAGGCCACGATCGGCAGGGTCATCGGGGCAGTCCAGGGCAACGAAGGGTCGTACCCGGTTCGCCTCGTGATCGCGCTGCTGGTGCTGGTCGTCGGCTGGTACGCCTCCAAAGTCGTCGTCCGGCTCGCCGGTCGGACCATCGCCCGACGGATCGAACGCCCGAGCGTCACACGGTCGGTGCTGCGAACGATCCGATTCTCGGTGTTGCTGTTCACGGCGATCGTCGTCGCCGGGATTCTCGGCGTCGGCGATGTCGAAATCCTCCTCTCCGTCGGTGTCATCTCGGCGGTCGTGGCCGTCGTCCTCGCGCCGCTGATCGGCAGTCTGATCAACGGCCTGTTCATCCTCACCGACCAACCCTACGAGATCGGCGACATGATCGAGGTCGCAGACGCGGGTCACGTCGGCTTCGTCGAGGACATCACGATCCGGTACACCAAGGTCTTCACGCTGGAGAACACCTTCCTTGTGATTCCGAACTCGGAAATTCACGACCGTGACGTGATCAACTACTCGGCCGAGGACGAGCGCACCCGCATCGACGTCGAGTTCGTCATCACCTACGGGAGCGACCTCGAGACCGCGATTACGGCGGCAAAGCGGGCGGCCAGATCGGTCGAGACGGTCATCTCCGGCGGTCCCGCCGTCCGCATCGGAAGCGCGCGGTACGACGCCGCGCCGCGGTGTGACGTCCGCGAGTTCGCCGACGACGGCATCCGGCTGGTGGTGCGGTTCTGGGTCAGCCGGCCGTACAAGATGACGAAAGATCGCTCGGCCGTGCTGCGCGCCATTCGCACGCGCTACGAGGACGAACCCGTCGAGTTCGCCTACCCGCACCGCCACCTCGTCTTCGACGATCCGGGCACCGGTTCGGACGGGCTCGACCCAGCTCCGGACGAGTTCGCAGACGAGCGCCCGCGAGAGTGA
- a CDS encoding DUF5816 domain-containing protein, whose translation MEAISTAEGETVYVAASEGDRGSEAPFFVVYESARGDERYGWFCANCEGTDVAMDSMGRIQCNRCGNLRKPTEWDAAHE comes from the coding sequence ATGGAAGCGATTTCGACCGCGGAGGGCGAGACCGTCTACGTCGCCGCCTCCGAGGGCGACCGGGGCTCGGAGGCGCCGTTCTTCGTCGTCTACGAATCGGCCCGAGGGGACGAGCGCTACGGCTGGTTTTGCGCCAACTGCGAGGGAACGGACGTGGCGATGGATTCGATGGGGCGAATCCAGTGTAACCGGTGTGGAAATCTTCGAAAACCCACCGAGTGGGACGCCGCACACGAATAA
- a CDS encoding universal stress protein — translation MTLIVAPVRFPLDRRSSATLERAIDLAAERDGDLTVLHVNLYQNSRSITRSQLKRAVERKFGKLENARYVVRTGFLVEESILDEVAAEDADAVVIGRQQASAWRRIYHRLVDNPNIDEYLRTHLDCEIVTADVSG, via the coding sequence ATGACACTGATCGTGGCCCCGGTTCGGTTTCCGCTCGATCGACGATCGTCGGCCACACTTGAACGCGCGATCGACCTCGCCGCGGAACGCGACGGCGACCTGACCGTCCTGCACGTCAACCTGTATCAGAATAGCCGCTCGATCACTCGCAGTCAACTCAAACGGGCCGTCGAGCGGAAGTTCGGCAAGCTGGAGAACGCCCGGTACGTCGTCAGGACCGGGTTCTTGGTCGAGGAAAGCATCCTCGACGAGGTCGCCGCCGAGGACGCGGACGCCGTCGTCATCGGCCGTCAACAGGCCAGCGCCTGGCGCCGCATCTATCACCGCCTCGTCGACAACCCGAACATCGACGAGTACCTGCGGACCCACCTCGATTGCGAGATCGTCACTGCGGACGTCTCCGGATAG